One Triticum dicoccoides isolate Atlit2015 ecotype Zavitan chromosome 5B, WEW_v2.0, whole genome shotgun sequence genomic window carries:
- the LOC119310730 gene encoding 40S ribosomal protein S16-like, with product MTAAVLARPTPGNVQCFGRKKSAVAVAHCKPGRGLIKVSGSPIELIRPEMLRLKALEPILLAGKSRFKGIDMRIRVRGGGKVSQVYSIRQAIAKALVAYNQKYVDEAAKKEVKEILGRYDRTLLVADPRRCEPKKFGGRGARARFQKSYR from the coding sequence ATGACAGCCGCCGTCCTGGCACGCCCGACGCCGGGCAACGTCCAGTGCTTCGGCAGGAAGAAGAGCGCCGTTGCCGTGGCCCACTGCAAGCCCGGCCGCGGCCTCATCAAGGTCAGCGGCTCGCCGATCGAGCTCATCCGTCCCGAGATGCTCCGCCTCAAGGCCCTGGAGCCGATCCTGCTCGCCGGGAAGTCCCGCTTCAAGGGCATCGACATGAGGATCCGCGTCCGCGGCGGCGGCAAGGTGAGCCAGGTCTACTCGATCCGCCAGGCCATCGCCAAGGCGCTCGTCGCCTACAACCAGAAGTACGTCGACGAGGCGGCCAAGAAGGAGGTCAAGGAGATCCTCGGCCGCTACGACCGCACGCTGCTCGTCGCCGACCCGCGCCGCTGCGAGCCCAAGAAGTTCGGCGGCCGCGGCGCCCGCGCACGCTTCCAGAAGTCGTACCGTTGA
- the LOC119312942 gene encoding cysteine-rich receptor-like protein kinase 10 isoform X2 — MAAIIILLLLLLSAPSLYLVAADDFCDNVKAVAAILSKNASASPVHFASATYGQAPDVVSALALCGGDILDGSACAGCITSWFDKQALNQTQCARAGSNYRDCIIAYGGAADNILGAPSNATGGRGDNTPPFEDWSIRNVSVSGGAGAVPLVVGLTRELLAATAEKAAAVAPSRYATGVMDFQSVTTYPRVYSQSRCTPDLPADECLACLRRLLGMVNSSMSLRMGGQMGVTRCYFRYDAFQFYSGQPLLSLPAPAPAAAPTPNKSRRSMLWVIPVVVVPLTAAAFLLFICYYRRRKGSRYARRKMQEKNSEFSFFDFAELVDATSNFSEENKLGEGGFGTVYKGQLPDGLEIAVKRLDSLSRQGFIEFQNELQLIAKLQHINLVRLLGCCSQEEEKILVYEYLPNKSLDHFIFDEDKRALLDWSKLVAIIEGIAHGLLYLHKHSRLLVIHRDLKPSNILLDSEMNPKISDFGLAKIFSSTDTEANTTRRVVGTYGYMAPEYASKGIFSIKSDVFSFGVIILEILSGKQNSGQQQCGDFINLLGHLQTGMAIMGRWKVV, encoded by the exons ATGGCGGCCATCATCATCCTGCTCCTCCTCCTACTCAGTGCACCGTCTCTGTATCTCGTGGCCGCCGACGACTTCTGCGACAACGTCAAGGCCGTGGCAGCCATCCTCTCCAAGAACGCCTCCGCTTCCCCGGTGCACTTCGCCAGCGCCACCTACGGCCAAGCCCCCGACGTGGTCTCCGCGCTCGCGCTCTGCGGCGGCGACATCCTCGACGGCTCCGCCTGTGCCGGCTGCATCACCAGCTGGTTCGACAAGCAGGCGCTCAACCAGACGCAGTGCGCCAGGGCCGGCTCCAACTACCGGGACTGCATCATCGCCTACGGCGGCGCCGCCGACAACATCCTCGGGGCGCCCTCCAACGCCACCGGAGGGCGCGGCGACAACACGCCGCCCTTCGAGGACTGGAGCATCAGGAACGTCTCGGTCTCGGGCGGCGCCGGCGCCGTCCCCCTCGTCGTCGGTCTCACCCGCGAGCTGCTGGCGGCGACTGCGGAGAAGGCGGCCGCCGTGGCTCCGAGCCGGTATGCCACCGGCGTCATGGACTTTCAGAGCGTGACAACCTACCCGAGGGTGTACTCACAGTCTCGGTGCACGCCGGACCTGCCCGCCGACGAGTGCTTGGCGTGCCTGCGCCGTCTCCTCGGCATGGTCAACTCCAGCATGTCCCTGcgcatgggtgggcagatgggtgtCACGCGGTGTTATTTCAGGTATGACGCGTTTCAGTTCTACTCTGGTCAGCCACTGCTAAGtctgccggcgccggcgccggcggcagcTCCGACTCCGAACAAAAGCAGGA GGAGCATGTTATGGGTAATTCCCGTAGTTGTAGTTCCTCTAACTGCAGCTGCATTTCTCCTCTTCATCTGTTACTATCGTCGGAGAAAAG GATCAAGATATGCAAGGAGGAAGATGCAAGAGAAAAACTCGGAGTTCTCTTTCTTTGATTTTGCAGAGCTAGTGGATGCTACAAGTAATTTCTCAGAGGAAAACAAACTTGGAGAAGGTGGCTTTGGCACTGTCTACAAG GGCCAGCTTCCAGACGGGTTGGAGATAGCGGTCAAGAGACTTGATTCACTTTCACGACAGGGTTTCATAGAGTTCCAAAATGAACTCCAGCTCATAGCCAAACTCCAGCACATAAATTTGGTTAGGCTCTTGGGATGCTGCTCTCAAGAGGAGGAGAAAATATTGGTCTATGAATACTTGCCCAACAAAAGCCTGGATCACTTCATCTTTG ATGAGGATAAAAGAGCTTTACTGGATTGGTCAAAACTTGTTGCAATAATTGAGGGAATAGCGCATGGACTTCTTTACCTGCATAAGCACTCCCGGTTGCTTGTTATACATCGAGACCTTAAACCAAGCAATATTCTCCTGGACAGCGAAATGAATCCAAAAATCTCAGATTTCGGGTTAGCAAAAATATTCAGCTCAACTGACACCGAAGCAAACACCACAAGAAGAGTGGTTGGCACATA TGGCTACATGGCCCCTGAGTATGCTTCAAAAGGCATCTTCTCTATTAAATCCGATGTCTTCAGCTTCGGTGTAATCATTTTGGAGATCCTTAGTGGAAAACAGAATTCTGGTCAGCAACAATGTGGAGATTTCATCAATCTGCTTGGACAT TTGCAAACAGGCATGGCAATTATGGGAAGATGGAAAGTGGTTTGA
- the LOC119312942 gene encoding cysteine-rich receptor-like protein kinase 10 isoform X1 — MAAIIILLLLLLSAPSLYLVAADDFCDNVKAVAAILSKNASASPVHFASATYGQAPDVVSALALCGGDILDGSACAGCITSWFDKQALNQTQCARAGSNYRDCIIAYGGAADNILGAPSNATGGRGDNTPPFEDWSIRNVSVSGGAGAVPLVVGLTRELLAATAEKAAAVAPSRYATGVMDFQSVTTYPRVYSQSRCTPDLPADECLACLRRLLGMVNSSMSLRMGGQMGVTRCYFRYDAFQFYSGQPLLSLPAPAPAAAPTPNKSRRSMLWVIPVVVVPLTAAAFLLFICYYRRRKGSRYARRKMQEKNSEFSFFDFAELVDATSNFSEENKLGEGGFGTVYKGQLPDGLEIAVKRLDSLSRQGFIEFQNELQLIAKLQHINLVRLLGCCSQEEEKILVYEYLPNKSLDHFIFDEDKRALLDWSKLVAIIEGIAHGLLYLHKHSRLLVIHRDLKPSNILLDSEMNPKISDFGLAKIFSSTDTEANTTRRVVGTYGYMAPEYASKGIFSIKSDVFSFGVIILEILSGKQNSGQQQCGDFINLLGHAWQLWEDGKWFDLVDSSFVPHSHSAKMMRCINVALLCVQENAVERPTMGDVVSMVGSETMILDEPKQPAYINVRVGNEQASTAPESDSISDMTLSVTTPR, encoded by the exons ATGGCGGCCATCATCATCCTGCTCCTCCTCCTACTCAGTGCACCGTCTCTGTATCTCGTGGCCGCCGACGACTTCTGCGACAACGTCAAGGCCGTGGCAGCCATCCTCTCCAAGAACGCCTCCGCTTCCCCGGTGCACTTCGCCAGCGCCACCTACGGCCAAGCCCCCGACGTGGTCTCCGCGCTCGCGCTCTGCGGCGGCGACATCCTCGACGGCTCCGCCTGTGCCGGCTGCATCACCAGCTGGTTCGACAAGCAGGCGCTCAACCAGACGCAGTGCGCCAGGGCCGGCTCCAACTACCGGGACTGCATCATCGCCTACGGCGGCGCCGCCGACAACATCCTCGGGGCGCCCTCCAACGCCACCGGAGGGCGCGGCGACAACACGCCGCCCTTCGAGGACTGGAGCATCAGGAACGTCTCGGTCTCGGGCGGCGCCGGCGCCGTCCCCCTCGTCGTCGGTCTCACCCGCGAGCTGCTGGCGGCGACTGCGGAGAAGGCGGCCGCCGTGGCTCCGAGCCGGTATGCCACCGGCGTCATGGACTTTCAGAGCGTGACAACCTACCCGAGGGTGTACTCACAGTCTCGGTGCACGCCGGACCTGCCCGCCGACGAGTGCTTGGCGTGCCTGCGCCGTCTCCTCGGCATGGTCAACTCCAGCATGTCCCTGcgcatgggtgggcagatgggtgtCACGCGGTGTTATTTCAGGTATGACGCGTTTCAGTTCTACTCTGGTCAGCCACTGCTAAGtctgccggcgccggcgccggcggcagcTCCGACTCCGAACAAAAGCAGGA GGAGCATGTTATGGGTAATTCCCGTAGTTGTAGTTCCTCTAACTGCAGCTGCATTTCTCCTCTTCATCTGTTACTATCGTCGGAGAAAAG GATCAAGATATGCAAGGAGGAAGATGCAAGAGAAAAACTCGGAGTTCTCTTTCTTTGATTTTGCAGAGCTAGTGGATGCTACAAGTAATTTCTCAGAGGAAAACAAACTTGGAGAAGGTGGCTTTGGCACTGTCTACAAG GGCCAGCTTCCAGACGGGTTGGAGATAGCGGTCAAGAGACTTGATTCACTTTCACGACAGGGTTTCATAGAGTTCCAAAATGAACTCCAGCTCATAGCCAAACTCCAGCACATAAATTTGGTTAGGCTCTTGGGATGCTGCTCTCAAGAGGAGGAGAAAATATTGGTCTATGAATACTTGCCCAACAAAAGCCTGGATCACTTCATCTTTG ATGAGGATAAAAGAGCTTTACTGGATTGGTCAAAACTTGTTGCAATAATTGAGGGAATAGCGCATGGACTTCTTTACCTGCATAAGCACTCCCGGTTGCTTGTTATACATCGAGACCTTAAACCAAGCAATATTCTCCTGGACAGCGAAATGAATCCAAAAATCTCAGATTTCGGGTTAGCAAAAATATTCAGCTCAACTGACACCGAAGCAAACACCACAAGAAGAGTGGTTGGCACATA TGGCTACATGGCCCCTGAGTATGCTTCAAAAGGCATCTTCTCTATTAAATCCGATGTCTTCAGCTTCGGTGTAATCATTTTGGAGATCCTTAGTGGAAAACAGAATTCTGGTCAGCAACAATGTGGAGATTTCATCAATCTGCTTGGACAT GCATGGCAATTATGGGAAGATGGAAAGTGGTTTGATCTCGTCGATTCATCATTTGTTCCGCACAGTCACTCGGCAAAGATGATGAGGTGCATTAACGTAGCATTGTTGTGTGTACAAGAGAATGCAGTTGAACGACCAACCATGGGAGATGTTGTTTCAATGGTAGGCAGTGAGACTATGATCTTGGATGAGCCTAAGCAGCCAGCATATATCAACGTAAGAGTGGGAAATGAACAAGCGTCCACTGCTCCGGAGTCAGATAGTATTAGTGATATGACCTTATCTGTCACAACTCCGAGATAG
- the LOC119312941 gene encoding cysteine-rich receptor-like protein kinase 10, translated as MVGVLLLFLLMPASATAIGITCGSGRNYTANTTFQSSLAALAATLPTNASSSPQLFATATAGVVRALALCRRDTLNTTACTDCLASSFKYAQKMCPNRKTGATVYYDYDEVNALQPGCILGFSGDAGFLGQASSVTGNGTFFQYWNPVNLPGNARVIATAVRELLNETARDAAAAPRRFATAFMDSIGGAAPTLYSLAQCTPDLSARDCLACLRRLVGTVNATNSVRMGGRIFVLRCNIRFEAFMFYDDKSTRRIPFSSPSSMAPAPAPAPTGHGIRPWVIALSVAAPVALVALCFIVYCCWLRKRQAKKGKVTLHEKSTHQFQGDELVWEMEAELSEFSVYEFHQILEATSNFSEENKLGEGGFGPVYKGYFPEGIEIAVKRLDSDSDQGFIEFKNEVELIAKLQHRNLVRLMGCCSQGEEKVLVYEYLPNKSLDFFIFDEDRKVLLDWEKRFAIIVGIAEGLLYLHKHSRLRVIHRDLKPSNILLDSTMHAKISDFGLAKIFSSNNNEGNKTRKVVGTYGYMAPEYASHGLFSVKSDVFSFGVLVLEIISGKKNSHECGAFINLIGYAWQLFEEERWIELVDAALIPNGDSSEMMRSINIALLCVQEDAIDRPTMLDVVAMLSSNTMILNKPKHPAYYSISVGNKEASDSAKSCSFNDVTISTITPR; from the exons ATGGTGGGCGTGCTGCTGCTCTTCCTCCTCATGCCGGCGTCGGCGACGGCGATCGGGATCACCTGCGGCAGCGGCCGGAACTACACGGCCAACACCACCTTCCAGTCCAGCCTCGCCGCGCTCGCGGCCACCCTCCCCACCAACGCCTCCTCCTCCCCGCAGctcttcgccaccgccaccgccggcgTGGTGCGCGCGCTCGCGCTCTGCCGCCGCGACACCCTCAACACCACCGCGTGCACAGACTGCCTCGCCTCCTCCTTCAAGTACGCGCAGAAGATGTGCCCGAACCGCAAGACCGGCGCCACCGTCTACTACGACTACGACGAGGTGAACGCCCTGCAGCCAGGCTGCATCCTCGGCTTCTCGGGCGATGCCGGCTTCCTCGGCCAGGCATCAAGTGTCACTGGGAACGGCACCTTCTTCCAGTACTGGAACCCggtgaacctccccggcaacgcccGCGTCATCGCTACTGCCGTCCGCGAGCTCCTCAATGAGACGGCACgcgacgcggccgccgcgccgaGGAGGTTCGCCACGGCGTTCATGGACTCCATTGGCGGCGCCGCCCCGACGCTCTACTCACTGGCGCAATGCACGCCGGACCTGTCAGCCCGTGACTGCCTGGCGTGCCTCCGGCGGCTCGTCGGCACGGTCAACGCCACCAACTCCGTGCGCATGGGAGGACGGATCTTCGTGCTCCGCTGCAACATCAGGTTCGAGGCCTTTATGTTCTACGACGACAAAAGCACGCGGCGGATTCCATTTTCATCTCCATCATCCATGGCTCCGGCACCGGCGCCGGCCCCCACAG GACATGGAATCAGACCTTGGGTAATAGCTTTATCGGTAGCTGCTCCTGTAGCACTGGTTGCTCTCTGCTTCATCGTTTACTGTTGTTGGCttagaaaaaggcaagcaaaaaaag GTAAAGTGACTTTACACGAAAAAAGTACTCACCAGTTTCAAGGAGATGAACTAGTTTGGGAAATGGAAGCAGAGTTGTCTGAATTTTCAGTATATGAGTTTCATCAGATATTAGAGGCTACAAGTAACTTTTCTGAGGAAAACAAACTTGGCGAAGGTGGATTTGGCCCAGTTTATAAG GGCTACTTTCCTGAGGGAATAGAGATAGCAGTTAAGAGACTTGATTCCGATTCAGATCAAGGTTTCATAGAGTTCAAAAATGAAGTTGAGCTCATAGCCAAACTTCAACACAGAAATTTGGTTAGACTCATGGGATGTTGCTCTCAAGGAGAAGAGAAAGTACTGGTCTACGAATATTTGCCAAACAAAAGCTTGGACTTCTTCATCTTTG ATGAAGATAGAAAAGTTCTACTAGATTGGGAGAAGCGCTTTGCAATAATTGTAGGAATAGCAGAAGGACTTCTTTACCTACATAAGCACTCTAGGTTGCGTGTTATACATCGGGATCTTAAACCAAGCAATATTCTTTTGGATAGCACGATGCATGCCAAAATTTCAGATTTTGGACTAGCAAAAATATTTAGCTCAAATAACAATGAAGGAAATAAAACGAGAAAGGTGGTTGGTACATA TGGCTACATGGCACCCGAGTATGCTTCCCATGGCCTCTTCTCTGTCAAATCGGATGTATTCAGCTTTGGTGTTTTAGTTCTCGAGATCATTAGCGGGAAAAAGAATTCCCATGAGTGTGGAGCTTTCATCAACCTCATTGGATAT GCTTGGCAATTATTTGAAGAGGAAAGATGGATCGAACTCGTTGATGCGGCATTGATTCCCAACGGCGATTCGTCAGAAATGATGAGGTCCATTAACATTGCATTGTTGTGTGTACAAGAAGATGCAATTGATCGACCGACCATGTTGGATGTTGTTGCAATGCTAAGCAGCAATACTATGATCTTAAATAAGCCTAAGCACCCAGCATATTACAGTATAAGTGTAGGCAACAAAGAAGCTTCTGATTCTGCTAAGTCTTGTAGTTTTAATGATGTGACTATATCTACGATAACTCCTAGATAG